A genomic segment from Polyangium mundeleinium encodes:
- a CDS encoding ribosome-binding factor A, which yields MTRDRSRGRAGSARDADSFFGAADDRKVERKERQLCRQVQEAVSEALAGIEDDVLLEVWVADVEPAPDAGRLAVIVQAPRGASPEEVAARLEKVAGYLRGEVASAITRKRVPTLTFRVLPPETGGES from the coding sequence ATGACGAGAGATCGTTCGCGGGGCCGCGCTGGCTCCGCTCGGGATGCAGATTCATTTTTCGGAGCAGCAGACGACCGGAAGGTCGAGCGCAAAGAGCGCCAGCTCTGCCGGCAGGTGCAAGAAGCGGTGAGCGAGGCGCTCGCCGGAATCGAGGACGATGTCCTCCTCGAGGTGTGGGTGGCCGACGTGGAGCCCGCACCCGACGCAGGCAGGCTCGCGGTGATCGTGCAAGCGCCGCGGGGTGCGTCGCCGGAGGAGGTGGCGGCGCGGCTGGAGAAAGTGGCCGGGTATCTGCGCGGGGAGGTGGCAAGCGCAATCACGCGAAAACGCGTGCCGACGTTGACCTTTCGCGTATTGCCGCCCGAGACGGGAGGAGAATCGTGA
- a CDS encoding TetR/AcrR family transcriptional regulator has protein sequence MSYGVPVKGTETDFMPPNKPATPDPARTLSLLWRHTLSPSRTRGPRPSLTVDRVVEVAVTIADEQGLDAVTVRSVAQALGASPMSVYTYVPGGKTELLELMIDVVYLGEGRPALDGIGWRDRVTAVANQNRALYAKHPWLIHASTSRPPLGPGVITKYEYELSAFDGLGLSDVEVDAALTFVLGFVQANARSAADAAALPEATAMTDAAWWEAQAELLGRVVDPKKFPRATRIGEAAGAAQGGAYQADAAYRFGMDRVLDGLDLLVERTKKAR, from the coding sequence ATGTCGTACGGTGTTCCGGTCAAGGGGACGGAGACCGATTTCATGCCGCCGAACAAACCCGCGACCCCGGATCCCGCGCGCACGCTCTCGCTCCTGTGGCGGCACACGCTGTCGCCTTCGCGGACGCGGGGGCCGCGGCCGTCGCTCACGGTGGATCGGGTCGTCGAGGTGGCCGTCACGATCGCCGACGAACAAGGGCTCGACGCGGTCACGGTGCGCTCGGTGGCGCAGGCCTTGGGCGCGTCCCCGATGTCGGTCTACACGTACGTGCCCGGAGGAAAAACGGAGCTGCTCGAGCTGATGATCGACGTGGTGTACCTCGGAGAAGGCCGGCCTGCGCTCGATGGGATCGGCTGGCGGGATCGGGTGACGGCCGTCGCGAACCAGAACCGGGCCCTCTACGCCAAGCATCCGTGGCTGATCCACGCGTCCACGAGCCGCCCGCCGCTCGGTCCGGGCGTGATCACGAAGTACGAGTACGAGCTTTCGGCGTTCGACGGCCTGGGGCTCTCCGACGTGGAGGTCGACGCGGCGCTCACGTTCGTCCTCGGGTTCGTGCAGGCGAACGCGCGCAGCGCCGCCGACGCCGCCGCGCTGCCCGAGGCCACGGCCATGACCGACGCGGCGTGGTGGGAAGCCCAGGCGGAGCTGCTCGGCCGGGTCGTGGACCCCAAGAAGTTCCCCCGGGCGACGCGCATCGGCGAGGCCGCGGGCGCGGCCCAGGGCGGCGCGTACCAGGCCGACGCGGCGTACCGGTTTGGCATGGACCGGGTCCTCGACGGGCTCGATCTGCTCGTCGAGCGAACCAAGAAGGCGCGATGA
- a CDS encoding ATP-binding protein: MTFQLPDKRYGREAEVWALLRAFERAATGASEIVLVSGWAGAGKSTLVEELGASLAARRGHLVAGKFDQYNRTVPFATLLRALDDLAQRVLGDGEGDDTAEWQERLYEALGEGTAVLVETLPSARSVIGAQSSPSPTSSSSSASAAESQARLEHALLRFLSVFARPEHPLVLFLDDLQWADDASLRFLRAVAGDPSIRNTLLIGAYRDQEVGPEHPVTEAKVALRQRGARLEEIELPPLGPEHLEAMIADALATTTGPEIQALAAEVHRRTRGNPFFAREFLRFLVQEGFLAEGAGPGAFAWDLAQIRTAPLPEDEVTLIVREMRKLPAETQVTLQIAACVGALFDVHDLAAARGTTASEALAALAAAMGKDLVMPVEPRRRGDAADSATIRFRFRFLHDRVRQAAYELIGEDDLPRIRLLVGRRLYADARARNVIDEKLFEFVEHLNAGASLLTDAAERDELARLDLAAGARAKARTAYDAAARYYGAGAALALSGGDPALVFALHLGRAECAYLRGQLDEAEALLVALPVPPQTSSEKAAVCRVRMAVRTTRGHAASAIEVGLDALTALGLDIPRDEATAKILAEQEHARVRERLSARGLEALAEGAPLEDPDKRAKLEILTNLLAPANLVRPALFSLCAAIQANISLESGHADESIYGYMLYGMHLATSLGRYAEAGAFGKLALRLDERRGSAGEPCRLNFVYGSYAHFLEPIPDVLGYLRKAYRTGLATGDYIYLSYACSHIVLLRLALGDPLKDVDEEAERLLALMERTKVASSIAVQTLVRRILAALAGRTLDVRSLSGDGFDEDTFVASLRERGVHFALSWYRAARITLAFLNGDDEDALVIAGEGGEGAWFYFATDAVYLTALAAARLCTEGASPSEARYTTFERNATRIAGWAQACPANFAHKELLLAAERARIAGDHAATGPLYERAIEAAEAAGLTPHVAIAYERAAAFFRDRGDEARARSHVHGALDAFARWGTDALGERLRQEHADLLLHEVITESEAEARGRPVVVVPFALGALVAEVVLAVAPAFERTRDALQVEQPDELGFMETDEPKVRWLLLCVFGGRALRPHPGSVSFRVFQGREGRLGDVPWAGFEVTDTEGSMDVVSMEDVASVCRQLGGYLAVERGDFGVRSTIVIPRFHMGPDG; encoded by the coding sequence GTGACGTTCCAGTTACCCGACAAACGGTACGGGCGCGAGGCCGAGGTATGGGCCCTGCTCCGGGCTTTTGAGCGCGCCGCGACCGGGGCGAGCGAAATCGTGCTCGTCTCGGGCTGGGCCGGCGCAGGGAAATCGACGCTCGTCGAGGAGCTCGGCGCCTCGCTCGCCGCCCGCCGCGGGCACCTCGTTGCGGGCAAATTCGACCAATACAACCGCACGGTCCCCTTCGCCACGCTCCTGCGCGCGCTCGACGATCTCGCGCAGCGCGTGCTCGGCGACGGCGAGGGGGACGATACGGCTGAATGGCAAGAGCGCTTGTACGAGGCGCTCGGCGAGGGCACGGCCGTCCTCGTCGAGACGCTTCCGAGCGCGCGATCGGTGATCGGAGCGCAATCCTCGCCGTCGCCCACGAGCTCGTCGTCCTCGGCGAGCGCGGCCGAATCGCAGGCCCGCCTGGAGCACGCGCTCTTGCGATTTCTTTCCGTGTTCGCGCGGCCCGAGCATCCGCTCGTCCTGTTCCTCGACGACCTGCAATGGGCCGACGACGCGTCGCTGCGTTTTCTTCGGGCCGTCGCGGGGGATCCCAGCATTCGCAACACCCTGCTGATCGGCGCTTACCGTGATCAGGAGGTGGGCCCGGAGCACCCGGTCACCGAGGCGAAAGTCGCGCTCCGGCAGCGCGGCGCGCGCCTCGAAGAGATCGAGCTTCCGCCCCTCGGGCCCGAGCACCTGGAGGCGATGATCGCCGACGCGCTCGCGACGACCACGGGGCCGGAGATCCAGGCGCTCGCAGCCGAGGTGCACCGGCGCACCCGCGGAAACCCGTTTTTCGCGCGGGAGTTTCTCCGGTTCCTCGTCCAGGAAGGGTTTCTCGCGGAGGGCGCGGGCCCCGGGGCGTTCGCCTGGGATCTCGCGCAGATCCGGACGGCGCCCTTGCCCGAGGACGAGGTCACCCTGATCGTCCGGGAGATGCGCAAGCTCCCGGCCGAGACGCAGGTGACGCTGCAGATCGCCGCCTGCGTCGGCGCGCTCTTCGACGTGCACGATCTCGCGGCGGCGCGCGGCACCACGGCATCCGAGGCCCTCGCGGCCCTCGCGGCGGCGATGGGGAAGGACCTCGTCATGCCCGTCGAGCCACGCAGGCGGGGGGACGCCGCGGACAGCGCTACCATTCGTTTCCGGTTCCGTTTCCTGCACGATCGCGTACGCCAGGCCGCCTACGAGCTCATCGGCGAGGACGATTTGCCGCGGATCCGGCTCCTCGTCGGACGCCGTCTTTATGCCGACGCGCGCGCCCGCAACGTCATCGACGAAAAGCTCTTCGAATTCGTCGAGCACCTGAACGCCGGCGCCTCGCTGCTCACCGACGCGGCCGAGCGCGACGAGCTCGCCCGGCTCGACCTCGCCGCCGGCGCGCGCGCGAAGGCCCGGACGGCCTACGACGCCGCCGCCCGTTATTATGGCGCAGGCGCGGCGCTCGCGCTCTCCGGCGGGGATCCAGCGCTCGTCTTCGCGCTCCACCTCGGCCGGGCCGAATGCGCCTACCTGCGCGGCCAGCTCGACGAAGCCGAGGCGCTCCTCGTTGCTTTGCCGGTCCCGCCGCAAACAAGCTCCGAAAAGGCCGCCGTGTGTCGGGTCCGCATGGCCGTCCGCACGACGCGCGGGCACGCGGCCTCTGCCATTGAAGTGGGGCTCGACGCTCTCACGGCGCTCGGCCTCGACATCCCGCGGGACGAGGCCACGGCAAAGATCCTCGCGGAGCAGGAGCACGCCCGGGTGCGCGAGCGGCTTTCGGCGCGGGGGCTCGAAGCCCTGGCCGAAGGTGCGCCGCTCGAAGATCCGGACAAACGGGCCAAGCTCGAAATTCTCACGAACCTGCTCGCGCCGGCGAACCTCGTGCGGCCGGCGCTCTTCAGCCTTTGCGCGGCGATCCAGGCGAACATCTCGCTCGAATCCGGCCACGCCGACGAATCCATTTACGGGTACATGCTCTACGGCATGCACCTCGCCACGTCACTCGGCCGTTATGCCGAGGCGGGGGCGTTCGGCAAGCTCGCGCTCCGTCTCGACGAGCGGCGCGGCAGCGCGGGCGAGCCTTGCCGCTTGAACTTCGTGTACGGCTCGTACGCCCATTTCCTCGAACCCATCCCCGACGTGCTCGGTTATCTCCGGAAGGCCTACCGCACGGGGCTCGCGACGGGCGATTACATCTACCTTTCGTACGCTTGCAGCCACATCGTGCTCTTGCGGCTCGCCCTCGGTGATCCGCTGAAGGACGTCGACGAGGAGGCCGAGCGGCTCCTCGCTTTGATGGAGCGGACCAAGGTCGCCTCGTCGATCGCTGTGCAGACGCTCGTGCGGCGGATCCTCGCGGCGCTCGCGGGGCGCACGCTCGACGTGCGTTCGCTCTCCGGGGACGGCTTCGACGAGGACACGTTCGTCGCCTCCCTGCGCGAGCGGGGCGTGCATTTCGCGCTCTCGTGGTACCGCGCGGCGCGCATCACGCTGGCCTTCCTCAACGGCGACGACGAGGACGCGCTCGTGATCGCCGGCGAAGGCGGGGAGGGGGCGTGGTTTTACTTCGCGACCGACGCCGTGTACCTGACCGCCCTCGCGGCCGCCCGCCTCTGCACCGAAGGGGCGAGCCCCTCCGAGGCGCGGTACACGACGTTCGAGCGAAACGCCACGCGCATCGCCGGCTGGGCGCAGGCCTGTCCCGCAAACTTCGCGCACAAGGAACTCCTCCTCGCCGCCGAGCGCGCGCGTATCGCGGGAGATCACGCCGCGACCGGCCCGCTCTACGAACGCGCCATCGAGGCGGCCGAGGCGGCGGGGCTCACGCCGCACGTCGCGATCGCCTACGAGCGGGCCGCGGCGTTTTTCCGCGACCGGGGCGACGAGGCGCGCGCGCGGAGCCACGTGCACGGCGCGCTCGACGCCTTCGCGCGCTGGGGCACGGACGCGCTCGGCGAGCGCTTGCGCCAGGAACACGCGGATCTGCTGCTGCACGAAGTGATCACGGAGAGCGAGGCGGAGGCGCGCGGGCGGCCGGTCGTGGTCGTGCCGTTCGCGCTTGGCGCGCTCGTCGCCGAGGTGGTGCTGGCCGTGGCGCCGGCCTTCGAGCGGACGCGTGACGCGCTCCAGGTCGAGCAACCGGACGAGCTCGGGTTCATGGAGACCGACGAGCCCAAGGTGCGCTGGCTCCTGCTCTGCGTCTTCGGCGGCCGGGCCTTGCGCCCGCACCCCGGGAGCGTGTCGTTCCGGGTGTTTCAAGGGCGCGAGGGGCGCCTCGGCGACGTGCCGTGGGCCGGCTTCGAGGTGACGGACACCGAGGGCTCGATGGACGTCGTGTCGATGGAGGACGTCGCCTCGGTGTGCCGGCAGCTCGGGGGATACCTCGCGGTCGAACGTGGGGACTTCGGCGTTCGCTCCACGATCGTCATCCCGAGGTTCCACATGGGCCCCGACGGCTGA
- a CDS encoding efflux RND transporter periplasmic adaptor subunit produces MSPNESHPIQDPASTPKADDLGFDLPPPAAFSRTQVIAACTALALVLGGVFAVTYLPRRSARAALEAGVKAAETTAPRVEVLTPKVTSSDRSLVLPGSIRPLEETVVYPRVSGYVRKWNVDIGDKVAEGQVLAEIDTPELDRELTQASAELTQAKAALIRAEASRDLSKSNLARYEKLVPAGVASQEDLDQRQGQARVDAASVTVAQASITSASANIQRIRDLKGFAKIVAPFAGTIVTRSIDRGALVSSGNGTPLFRIAATDPVRVFVGVPQDIAPSVKANAKAIVSVREFPGQNFEGTVARTSGALEAATRTMNTEVRVPNPDNKLLSGMYAEVSLTLPLPHRVLEVPATALFNDAKGLRVAVVDAENKIRFVPITVERDTGATILVSTGLDGTERVVKLANVQLLEGTTVEILLPAPPPK; encoded by the coding sequence ATGAGCCCCAACGAGTCGCATCCCATCCAAGATCCCGCGTCGACCCCGAAGGCCGACGACCTCGGCTTTGACCTGCCGCCGCCGGCGGCATTTTCCCGGACGCAGGTGATCGCCGCATGCACGGCGCTCGCCCTCGTGCTCGGGGGTGTCTTCGCCGTGACCTACCTGCCCCGCCGGAGCGCCCGCGCGGCGCTCGAAGCGGGCGTGAAGGCGGCCGAGACCACGGCGCCGCGCGTCGAGGTCCTCACGCCGAAGGTCACGTCGAGTGATCGCTCGCTCGTCCTGCCGGGCAGCATCCGGCCGCTCGAAGAGACGGTCGTCTACCCGCGCGTGAGCGGCTACGTGCGCAAGTGGAACGTCGACATCGGCGACAAGGTCGCGGAGGGGCAGGTCCTCGCCGAGATCGACACGCCCGAGCTCGATCGGGAGCTCACGCAGGCGAGCGCCGAGCTCACGCAGGCCAAGGCCGCGCTGATCCGGGCCGAGGCGAGCCGTGATCTGTCGAAGTCGAACCTCGCGCGGTACGAAAAACTCGTGCCCGCGGGCGTGGCCTCGCAGGAGGACCTCGACCAGCGGCAGGGGCAAGCACGCGTCGACGCGGCGAGCGTGACCGTGGCGCAAGCCTCCATCACATCCGCATCGGCGAACATCCAGCGCATCCGTGATTTGAAGGGGTTCGCGAAGATCGTCGCGCCCTTCGCGGGCACGATCGTCACCCGGTCGATCGACCGGGGGGCGCTCGTCTCGTCGGGCAACGGCACGCCGCTCTTCCGCATCGCCGCGACGGACCCCGTGCGGGTCTTCGTCGGCGTCCCGCAGGACATCGCGCCGAGCGTGAAGGCGAACGCGAAGGCCATCGTCTCCGTGCGGGAGTTCCCGGGGCAGAACTTCGAGGGCACGGTCGCGCGCACCTCGGGCGCGCTCGAAGCGGCGACGCGCACGATGAACACGGAGGTGCGCGTGCCGAACCCCGACAACAAGCTCCTCTCGGGCATGTATGCCGAGGTCTCGCTCACCCTGCCCTTGCCGCACCGGGTGCTCGAAGTGCCCGCGACCGCGCTCTTCAACGACGCGAAGGGGCTTCGCGTGGCGGTCGTGGACGCGGAGAACAAGATCCGCTTCGTGCCCATCACGGTCGAACGCGACACGGGCGCGACGATCCTCGTCTCGACCGGCCTCGACGGGACCGAGCGCGTCGTGAAGCTCGCGAACGTGCAGCTCCTCGAGGGGACGACGGTCGAAATTTTGCTCCCCGCGCCCCCTCCGAAGTAG
- a CDS encoding RtcB family protein: protein MTAHVATFLPDGMSAELRAALARLTRTEDVVHVAVMPDAHVAEEVCVGTVTATTRRILPAAVGGDIGCGMVAVQLQADAGRLADRDRAARLLSGLYERIPHVLHPTAAAPELPDELREAPIGDGALEALKRREGRMEFGTLGRGNHFLEVQRDDEEALWLLIHSGSRAMGPAIRHHYEGRAERDPSGLAFLEADSEAGRAYLDAAEWAARYAKASRARMLDAAISLFGELFGIEADPSSRMEVDHNHVRRESHSGRELWVHRKGAMGLPAGEPGLVPGSMGSESFHVEGRGHPEALDSSAHGAGRALSRSEARKRIGHRQLLREAEGVWFDHRIADRLREEAPSAYKDISAVMRAQRELVRIVRRLQPVLVYKAA, encoded by the coding sequence GTGACCGCACACGTCGCGACCTTTCTGCCCGACGGAATGAGCGCCGAGCTTCGGGCGGCACTCGCACGGCTCACGCGAACCGAGGATGTCGTGCACGTCGCGGTCATGCCGGACGCGCACGTCGCCGAGGAGGTCTGCGTGGGCACGGTGACGGCCACGACGCGGCGAATTTTGCCAGCCGCCGTGGGAGGCGACATCGGCTGCGGAATGGTGGCCGTGCAGCTCCAAGCGGACGCCGGTCGGCTCGCAGATCGCGACCGGGCGGCGCGGCTGCTCTCGGGGTTGTACGAGCGCATTCCGCACGTCCTGCACCCGACCGCAGCGGCGCCGGAGCTGCCGGACGAGCTTCGAGAGGCGCCGATCGGCGACGGCGCGCTCGAAGCCCTGAAGCGGCGCGAGGGCCGGATGGAGTTCGGCACGCTCGGCCGGGGAAACCATTTTCTAGAGGTGCAGCGCGACGACGAGGAGGCGCTCTGGCTGCTCATACATTCGGGCTCCCGCGCGATGGGTCCGGCCATCCGGCACCATTACGAGGGCCGCGCAGAGCGTGATCCCTCGGGGCTCGCATTTCTCGAAGCAGACAGCGAGGCCGGCCGGGCCTACCTCGACGCCGCAGAATGGGCCGCCCGGTATGCGAAGGCAAGCCGGGCGCGCATGCTCGACGCGGCAATCAGCCTCTTCGGCGAGCTCTTTGGCATCGAGGCCGATCCAAGCTCGCGTATGGAGGTCGATCACAACCACGTGCGGCGCGAGTCACACAGCGGGCGCGAGCTTTGGGTGCATCGAAAAGGCGCGATGGGCCTGCCAGCAGGCGAGCCCGGCTTGGTACCCGGTTCGATGGGGAGCGAGAGCTTTCACGTCGAAGGCCGCGGCCACCCCGAAGCACTCGATTCCTCGGCACACGGAGCCGGCCGAGCACTCTCGCGTTCCGAGGCGCGCAAGCGCATCGGGCACCGGCAGCTCCTCCGCGAGGCCGAAGGCGTATGGTTCGACCACCGCATCGCCGATCGGCTGCGCGAGGAGGCGCCAAGCGCGTACAAGGACATCTCCGCAGTGATGCGCGCGCAGCGAGAGCTCGTCCGGATCGTGCGGAGGCTCCAGCCAGTGCTCGTGTACAAGGCGGCGTGA
- a CDS encoding multiheme c-type cytochrome, with the protein MLRLSLLMSFCFLAGCIREDVLNDGQATSAPAPPAVSAAELAPVDVAPAADTPAAPSVPMPRAYRKRLDAAVTLNATCIACHADEAKQWQGSHHQQSNLNPAYRKAFAIEPSPFCRGCHAPEGDPRIDPPKAVSELGVGCVTCHVTEEGFVLAAASPGDAAARAPHPLRRSTAFSQTGGCSGCHEFRFPMGMGNDDGQFMQTTAREHLRSPAAGKACADCHMPRVEGRRSHAFAEVRDPVWLRNNLHVKAERAEDDTLRVTLVQPAPGHDFPTGDLFRRLEVGCELKNERGTVLRREVRHLARHFHVIPGQPGRHLAVDDRVGRDPRVVDLDLTPPSGGPQRGTLSWWVRYQRVATVGTGTNPADAKIESEVLLHSGELPWDAK; encoded by the coding sequence ATGCTGCGCCTTTCCCTGCTGATGTCCTTTTGCTTCCTCGCCGGGTGCATCCGCGAGGACGTCCTCAACGACGGGCAAGCGACATCGGCGCCGGCGCCTCCGGCCGTCTCCGCCGCGGAGCTCGCCCCCGTGGACGTCGCGCCCGCGGCCGACACGCCGGCCGCGCCGAGCGTCCCCATGCCTCGCGCGTATCGCAAGCGGCTCGACGCGGCCGTGACGCTCAATGCGACGTGCATCGCGTGCCATGCCGACGAGGCCAAGCAATGGCAGGGCTCGCACCATCAGCAATCAAACCTCAATCCGGCGTATCGCAAGGCGTTCGCCATCGAGCCCTCGCCCTTCTGCCGCGGCTGCCATGCGCCGGAGGGGGATCCTCGGATCGACCCGCCCAAGGCCGTGAGCGAGCTTGGCGTCGGCTGCGTGACCTGCCATGTCACGGAAGAAGGTTTTGTCCTTGCCGCGGCCTCTCCCGGCGACGCTGCTGCCCGCGCGCCGCACCCTTTGCGCCGCTCGACCGCCTTCAGCCAGACGGGGGGCTGCTCCGGTTGTCACGAATTTCGTTTTCCGATGGGCATGGGCAACGACGACGGCCAGTTCATGCAGACCACGGCGCGCGAGCACCTGCGCTCGCCTGCGGCTGGGAAGGCTTGCGCCGATTGCCACATGCCGCGCGTCGAGGGCCGCCGCTCGCATGCTTTCGCCGAGGTCCGTGATCCCGTCTGGTTACGGAACAACCTGCACGTGAAGGCCGAACGCGCCGAGGACGATACCCTCCGCGTCACGCTCGTCCAGCCCGCGCCGGGGCATGATTTTCCCACCGGGGACCTGTTTCGCCGCCTCGAAGTCGGCTGCGAGCTGAAAAACGAGCGTGGGACCGTCCTCCGCCGCGAGGTCCGCCACCTCGCGCGGCATTTTCACGTCATCCCGGGACAACCTGGCCGGCACCTCGCCGTGGACGACCGCGTGGGCCGGGATCCGAGGGTCGTCGACCTGGACCTCACGCCTCCCTCCGGGGGGCCGCAGCGCGGGACCCTCTCCTGGTGGGTGCGGTATCAGCGTGTGGCCACCGTCGGGACCGGGACGAACCCGGCCGACGCGAAGATCGAGTCCGAGGTCCTGCTTCATTCGGGGGAACTTCCGTGGGACGCGAAATAA
- a CDS encoding RNA 2'-phosphotransferase, whose translation MNTVELSKTLSWLLRHGAREAGVSMDAAGWVPVPEVLRYLRISRAALDEVVATNNKSRLQLEGERVRASQGHSTENMPVTIEALEASWRPYTAGGSLWHGTTVEATAPIAREGLSPQKRTHVHLAPSLESKVGKRSATPIMLEISADRLRDVGQGVWEAQNGVVLVRHVPVSCFVDLVCTTHAARKAEAGVRAQFGFRRS comes from the coding sequence ATGAACACTGTAGAGCTTAGCAAGACCCTCTCTTGGCTCCTCCGCCACGGGGCGCGCGAGGCCGGCGTATCGATGGATGCGGCCGGCTGGGTGCCCGTGCCCGAGGTGCTCCGGTACCTCCGCATCAGCCGCGCGGCCCTCGACGAGGTGGTCGCGACGAACAACAAGAGCCGCCTCCAGCTCGAAGGCGAGCGCGTGCGCGCGAGCCAGGGGCATTCGACCGAGAACATGCCCGTCACGATCGAGGCGCTGGAGGCGTCGTGGCGCCCCTACACGGCCGGCGGGAGCCTCTGGCACGGGACGACGGTCGAGGCGACGGCGCCGATCGCGCGGGAAGGCCTCTCGCCGCAGAAGCGCACGCACGTGCACCTGGCCCCGAGCCTCGAAAGCAAGGTCGGCAAACGCTCGGCGACCCCGATCATGCTGGAGATCTCGGCCGATCGATTGCGCGATGTGGGGCAGGGCGTGTGGGAGGCGCAAAACGGCGTCGTGCTCGTGCGCCACGTCCCGGTGTCGTGTTTCGTGGACCTCGTCTGCACGACCCACGCGGCGCGGAAGGCCGAGGCCGGCGTTCGAGCGCAGTTTGGCTTTCGCCGGTCGTGA
- a CDS encoding VOC family protein gives MQATTATAISLNVRDVDASRDFFARHMGFSAGMAADGFVSMKREDVGYHLIFLRQGLASLQPETLKHAHAGGLILAFVVGDVDAEEARLRAEGVPITTPLQTEPWGERFFQVTDPNGLLVQFVQWMTSPEA, from the coding sequence ATGCAAGCAACCACCGCGACGGCGATTTCGCTCAACGTCAGGGATGTCGATGCTTCCCGGGACTTTTTCGCCCGGCACATGGGGTTTTCCGCGGGGATGGCGGCGGACGGCTTCGTCTCGATGAAGCGCGAGGACGTCGGCTACCACCTCATCTTCCTGCGCCAAGGGCTCGCCTCGCTCCAGCCGGAGACCCTGAAGCACGCGCACGCCGGCGGCTTGATCCTGGCGTTCGTCGTGGGCGACGTGGACGCCGAGGAGGCGCGGCTGCGCGCCGAGGGCGTGCCCATCACGACGCCGCTCCAGACCGAGCCCTGGGGCGAGCGGTTTTTCCAGGTCACGGACCCGAACGGGCTCCTCGTGCAGTTCGTCCAGTGGATGACGTCGCCCGAGGCGTAG
- a CDS encoding LysR family transcriptional regulator, whose amino-acid sequence MLETSWLRAFSAFAEHKNFTHAARALGLSQPALHAQVQKLAEIVGSPLYRRVGRALVLTDTGERVAAYARRTLAQQVEFVEGLRAGRPRARVVLCAGEGAYLYLLGEAVQRSVRDARTPLSLLVRDAAGTLAAVRTGEAHVGVLPLETRPPRLVVEPLAVVGQMLVVPEGHALAAKERVELADLEGAALVVPPEGQPQRVALDEALRAAGVHWDVAVEVRGWPLTLRFARLGAGLAIVNDFCRLPPGLVGRPIAGLPSQTYAAIRLADAPLEGSTERVWRRLLTAARR is encoded by the coding sequence ATGCTCGAGACCTCGTGGCTTCGCGCCTTCAGCGCCTTCGCCGAACACAAGAACTTCACGCACGCCGCCCGCGCCCTCGGCCTCTCGCAGCCCGCGCTCCACGCGCAGGTGCAGAAGCTCGCGGAGATCGTGGGCAGCCCGCTCTACCGCCGCGTCGGCCGCGCGCTCGTGCTGACCGACACCGGCGAGCGGGTCGCGGCGTATGCACGACGAACGCTGGCGCAGCAGGTCGAGTTCGTCGAGGGCCTGCGCGCAGGTCGGCCGCGCGCGCGTGTGGTGCTCTGTGCGGGCGAAGGGGCGTATCTCTACCTCCTCGGCGAAGCCGTACAGCGCTCGGTGCGGGATGCGCGCACGCCGCTGTCGCTGCTCGTGCGGGACGCGGCGGGCACGCTCGCGGCCGTGCGCACGGGCGAGGCGCACGTGGGCGTGCTCCCGCTGGAGACGCGGCCGCCGAGGCTCGTGGTGGAGCCGCTCGCGGTGGTCGGGCAGATGCTCGTGGTGCCCGAGGGCCACGCGCTCGCTGCCAAGGAACGCGTGGAGCTCGCCGATCTCGAAGGCGCGGCGCTCGTCGTGCCGCCCGAGGGCCAGCCACAACGTGTGGCGCTCGACGAGGCGCTCCGGGCCGCGGGCGTGCACTGGGACGTGGCCGTCGAGGTGCGCGGCTGGCCGCTCACGTTGCGGTTCGCGCGCCTCGGCGCCGGGCTCGCGATCGTCAACGACTTCTGCCGCCTGCCGCCCGGCCTCGTGGGGCGCCCGATCGCTGGGTTGCCGAGCCAAACCTACGCCGCGATCCGCCTCGCCGACGCGCCGCTCGAAGGCAGCACCGAGCGCGTCTGGCGGCGCCTCCTCACGGCGGCGCGACGTTGA